The following proteins come from a genomic window of Gordonia westfalica:
- the thrS gene encoding threonine--tRNA ligase: MPDDVQVTSPATIRVPAGTTAGTALRDHDLPNKGPEAIVVVRDAAGDLRDLSWTPAEDAEVEPVAANTEAGRSVIRHSCAHVLAQAVQDLFPDAKLGIGPPIKDGFYYDFDVAEPFTPEDLKALEKKMKQIIKSGQRFSRRVYESKDEARAELANEPFKLELIDDKGAADDAEVMEVGGGELTVYDNLNPRTGELIWCDLCRGPHVPTTKYIAAFKLTRSSAAYWRGDQDNADLQRVYGTAWESAEALDAHLELLAEAEKRDHRKLGAELDLFSFPDELGSGLPVFHPKGGIIRKEMEDYSRARHVAAGYEFVNTPHITKSHLYEVSGHLDWYRDGMFPPMHVDAEYDENGEVRKPGQDYYLKPMNCPMHNLIFRGRGRSYRELPLRMFEFGSVYRYEKSGVIHGLTRVRGMTQDDAHIYCTREQMRDELTSILNFVLGLLKDYGLDDFYLELSTKDPKKFVGSDEVWEEATNTLAEVAEASGLDLVPDPGGAAFYGPKISVQAKDALGRTWQMSTIQLDFNLPERFELEYTAPDGTKQRPVMIHRALFGSIERFFGVLTEHYAGAFPAWLSPVQVMGIPVADAFADHLQGVVDALRAAGVRAEVDHSDDRMQKKIRNHTTGKVPFMLLAGERDVEAHAVSFRFRDGSQINGVPVGAAIAAITDWVASRRNESPTKELLEAKLGTMGAVDG; the protein is encoded by the coding sequence GTGCCCGACGACGTCCAGGTGACCAGCCCAGCCACGATCCGTGTGCCGGCTGGAACAACCGCGGGCACCGCACTCCGTGACCACGACCTGCCCAACAAGGGCCCGGAGGCGATCGTCGTCGTCCGCGATGCCGCCGGGGACCTGCGTGACCTGTCCTGGACGCCGGCCGAGGACGCCGAGGTCGAGCCCGTCGCCGCCAACACCGAGGCCGGCCGCAGCGTCATCAGGCACTCGTGCGCGCACGTGCTGGCCCAGGCGGTCCAGGACCTGTTCCCCGACGCCAAGCTGGGCATCGGCCCGCCCATCAAGGACGGCTTCTACTACGACTTCGATGTCGCGGAACCGTTCACGCCCGAGGACCTCAAGGCCCTCGAGAAGAAGATGAAGCAGATCATCAAGTCGGGTCAGCGCTTCTCGCGCCGCGTCTACGAGTCCAAGGACGAGGCACGTGCCGAACTGGCGAACGAGCCGTTCAAGCTCGAGCTGATCGACGACAAGGGTGCTGCCGACGACGCCGAGGTCATGGAGGTCGGCGGCGGTGAGCTGACCGTCTACGACAACCTGAACCCGCGTACCGGCGAACTCATCTGGTGCGACCTCTGTCGCGGCCCGCACGTGCCGACCACCAAGTACATCGCCGCGTTCAAGCTGACCCGGAGTTCGGCCGCGTACTGGCGCGGTGATCAGGACAACGCCGACCTGCAGCGCGTGTACGGCACCGCATGGGAGTCGGCCGAGGCACTCGACGCCCACCTCGAGCTGCTCGCCGAGGCGGAGAAGCGCGACCACCGCAAGCTGGGCGCCGAACTCGACCTGTTCAGCTTCCCCGACGAGCTCGGCTCGGGCCTGCCGGTCTTCCACCCCAAGGGCGGCATCATCCGCAAGGAGATGGAGGACTACTCACGGGCTCGCCACGTGGCGGCGGGCTACGAGTTCGTCAACACCCCGCACATCACCAAGTCGCACCTCTACGAGGTCTCCGGTCACCTCGACTGGTACCGCGACGGGATGTTCCCGCCCATGCACGTCGACGCCGAGTACGACGAGAACGGCGAGGTGCGCAAGCCCGGCCAGGACTACTACCTCAAGCCGATGAACTGCCCGATGCACAACCTGATCTTCCGGGGGCGCGGCCGTTCGTATCGTGAACTGCCGCTGCGCATGTTCGAGTTCGGCTCGGTCTACCGGTACGAGAAGTCGGGCGTCATCCACGGCCTGACCCGCGTGCGCGGCATGACGCAGGACGACGCCCACATCTACTGCACGCGCGAGCAGATGCGCGACGAGCTGACGTCGATCCTCAACTTCGTCCTCGGCCTGCTCAAGGACTACGGCCTCGACGACTTCTACCTCGAGCTGTCGACGAAGGACCCGAAGAAGTTCGTCGGCTCCGACGAGGTGTGGGAAGAGGCGACCAACACCCTCGCCGAGGTCGCCGAGGCGTCGGGTCTCGACCTGGTGCCCGATCCGGGTGGCGCCGCGTTCTACGGTCCCAAGATCTCGGTCCAGGCCAAGGATGCCCTCGGCCGCACCTGGCAGATGTCGACGATCCAGCTCGACTTCAACCTGCCCGAGCGCTTCGAACTCGAGTACACCGCTCCGGACGGCACCAAGCAGCGTCCGGTGATGATCCACCGCGCCCTGTTCGGCTCGATCGAACGGTTCTTCGGCGTGCTCACCGAGCACTACGCGGGAGCCTTCCCGGCGTGGCTGTCGCCGGTCCAGGTCATGGGCATCCCGGTCGCCGACGCGTTCGCCGATCACCTGCAGGGCGTCGTCGACGCGCTGCGCGCTGCAGGCGTCCGCGCCGAGGTCGACCACTCCGACGACCGCATGCAGAAGAAGATCCGCAACCACACCACCGGCAAGGTGCCGTTCATGCTGCTCGCCGGCGAACGCGACGTCGAGGCGCATGCGGTGAGCTTCCGCTTCCGCGACGGATCGCAGATCAACGGCGTCCCCGTGGGTGCCGCGATCGCCGCGATCACCGACTGGGTGGCCAGCCGGCGCAACGAGTCGCCGACCAAGGAGTTGCTGGAGGCGAAGCTCGGCACCATGGGGGCCGTCGATGGCTGA
- a CDS encoding TIGR02611 family protein, with translation MAESMWKRLRIRARHRRYVVRSNPRWHRAYRIAVAVVGTIVLLCGIVAIPYPGPGWLIVFLGLGILASEFDWAHRLLKFARAKYDAWMEWIGRQHWSVQSVFWIGTCMIVVGTLWLLGALYTAAGWVNLDYAWLASPLFS, from the coding sequence ATGGCGGAGTCGATGTGGAAGCGGCTGCGTATCCGGGCGCGTCATCGCCGGTACGTGGTGAGGTCCAATCCCCGCTGGCATCGCGCATACCGCATCGCGGTCGCCGTCGTCGGCACGATCGTGCTGCTGTGCGGCATCGTCGCCATCCCGTACCCGGGGCCCGGCTGGCTCATCGTCTTCCTCGGCCTGGGGATCCTGGCCTCGGAGTTCGACTGGGCTCACCGTCTCCTCAAGTTCGCCCGGGCGAAGTACGACGCCTGGATGGAGTGGATCGGCCGGCAACACTGGTCGGTGCAGTCGGTGTTCTGGATCGGTACCTGCATGATCGTCGTGGGCACGCTCTGGCTCCTGGGGGCCCTGTACACAGCGGCCGGATGGGTGAACCTCGACTACGCGTGGCTCGCCAGCCCCTTGTTCTCCTGA
- the otsB gene encoding trehalose-phosphatase, which yields MGSTRPITIDARLHDGVVFGLDTMHTEAGSTLLESTGGLVHRLRGFGVACGVHSSRRDLPALLDAAGMGDVPALVGPADEATLLHVSDAIGVSPQRCVAVEFGPAGVAAARRDGFALVIGVDGTAPADELRRHGADAVLEHPADIRTRLGGARISTMPDAVTYLEHLNAIAVARRPAVFLDFDGTLSEIVDDPAVATLVEGAREALARLSELCPVAIISGRDLPDIRQRVGMPGLWYAGCHGLELVGPNGEHRVNDVARESTSAVFAATADLRQRFADLPGVLIEPKQYSVAVHFRNADPALADDILAGARGIGAQHGLRALPGRMVLELRPDVEWDKGRAVDWILHQVGAADVESIPIYFGDDLPDEDAFDRVATDGLGVVVRADENRNRRTAAQFAVDSPAAIPAVLGRIADLIAETVEPSTAWSLTYDHYDPAEEKLREALCTVGNGCFATRGAAPESVAGAIHYPGTYAAGVYNRLSDELPAGVVENESLVNLPNWLPLTFRIDDGDWFDIDAVELLGFRQTLDLRRAVLIRDVRFRDPQGRTTRLRQRRFVSMDMPHVCALETTIHAEDWSGRVELSSVLDGDVANTGVDRYRELAGRHLTAHETTATAPDSVLLRVQTNQSRIEVALAARTTVWRGNEQVPAHRDLVSDQGRIGHLLTVDVAAREELVVEKVVMLYTSRDRSISEPGLAAADGLARLGRFHGLLADHARAWVRLWDLCRIDLDGHPVAQRAIRFHMLHMLQVVSHNTVDTDVGIPARGLHGEAYRGHIFWDEMYVLPVVTPRLPHLAEALLRYRFRRLDEARIAAREAGHRGAMFPWQSGSDGREESQKLHLNPRSGRWNPDPSARQHHVGLAVAYNVWQYFQITHDLDFLIGAGAEMLVEIARFWADLATYDHDRGRYVIRGVIGPDEFHAGYPEAPYDGIDNNAYTNVMAVWVIRRALDALATIPQRDRINLLVDLGLREPELEVWRTLIRRMFVPFHDGMISQFEGYDELEELDWDAYRAKYGSIQRLDRILEAENDDVTRYKVSKQADVLMLFYLLSAEELRELLEHLGYGLPAEMIPHTIDYYMARTSHGSTLSSVVHSWVLARADREHAVKFFEQVLDADITDIQGGTTSEGIHLAAMCGSIDLLQRCFSGLELRNDRLILNPRWPRSLGALSFRIYYRRHRLKLTVSGSGIEVTSEQRDVDPIDVQCRDLLVQLAPGRTVAFE from the coding sequence ATGGGGTCGACTCGCCCGATCACGATCGACGCACGTTTGCACGACGGCGTCGTCTTCGGTCTCGACACGATGCACACCGAGGCCGGCTCGACGCTGCTCGAATCCACCGGCGGACTCGTCCACCGCCTGCGCGGGTTCGGTGTCGCCTGCGGGGTGCACTCCTCCCGTCGCGACCTTCCCGCCCTGCTCGACGCCGCCGGGATGGGTGATGTCCCGGCCCTGGTCGGCCCCGCCGACGAGGCGACTCTTCTGCATGTGTCCGACGCCATCGGGGTGTCGCCGCAACGATGTGTCGCCGTCGAGTTCGGTCCCGCCGGCGTGGCCGCGGCTCGTCGCGACGGGTTCGCCCTGGTGATCGGCGTCGACGGCACCGCGCCCGCCGACGAACTGCGGCGCCACGGTGCCGACGCCGTCCTCGAGCACCCCGCAGACATCAGAACGCGCCTCGGCGGCGCCCGGATCTCGACGATGCCGGACGCCGTCACCTACCTGGAACACCTGAACGCCATCGCCGTCGCGCGGCGGCCCGCCGTCTTCCTCGATTTCGACGGGACGCTGTCGGAGATCGTCGACGACCCGGCGGTCGCGACCCTCGTCGAGGGCGCCCGCGAGGCGCTGGCCCGACTCTCCGAACTGTGCCCGGTGGCGATCATCAGCGGCCGCGACCTGCCCGACATCCGGCAGCGTGTCGGCATGCCCGGACTCTGGTACGCCGGGTGTCATGGCCTCGAGCTCGTCGGCCCGAACGGCGAGCATCGCGTCAACGACGTCGCGCGCGAATCCACCTCCGCGGTGTTCGCCGCGACCGCCGACCTCCGGCAACGGTTCGCCGACCTGCCCGGGGTCCTGATCGAACCCAAGCAGTACAGCGTCGCCGTGCATTTCCGCAACGCGGACCCCGCTCTGGCCGACGACATCCTCGCGGGCGCACGGGGTATCGGCGCGCAGCACGGGTTGCGGGCCCTCCCCGGGCGCATGGTCCTCGAGCTGCGTCCGGACGTCGAGTGGGACAAGGGTCGCGCGGTCGACTGGATACTCCACCAGGTCGGCGCGGCCGACGTCGAGTCGATCCCGATCTACTTCGGTGACGACCTCCCCGACGAGGACGCCTTCGACCGGGTGGCGACCGACGGCCTGGGAGTGGTGGTGCGGGCCGACGAGAACCGCAACCGCCGCACCGCTGCGCAGTTCGCCGTCGATTCGCCCGCGGCCATCCCGGCGGTGCTGGGGCGGATCGCCGACCTCATCGCCGAGACCGTCGAACCGTCGACCGCCTGGTCGCTGACCTATGACCACTACGACCCAGCCGAGGAGAAGCTCCGCGAAGCCCTCTGCACCGTCGGGAACGGTTGCTTCGCCACCCGCGGCGCCGCACCGGAATCCGTCGCCGGAGCGATCCACTATCCGGGAACCTACGCCGCCGGCGTCTACAACCGGCTCAGCGACGAGCTCCCCGCCGGGGTGGTGGAGAACGAGAGCCTGGTCAACCTGCCCAACTGGTTGCCGCTCACCTTCCGGATCGACGACGGAGACTGGTTCGACATCGACGCGGTCGAGCTCCTGGGGTTCCGTCAGACCCTCGACCTGCGTCGGGCGGTCCTGATCCGCGACGTCCGGTTCCGCGACCCCCAAGGACGCACGACCAGGCTCCGGCAGCGTCGTTTCGTGTCGATGGACATGCCGCACGTGTGCGCTCTGGAGACGACAATCCACGCCGAGGACTGGTCGGGCCGTGTCGAGCTGTCCTCGGTACTCGACGGGGACGTCGCGAACACCGGGGTCGATCGGTACCGCGAGCTCGCCGGCCGCCATCTCACCGCGCACGAGACCACGGCCACCGCACCGGATTCGGTGCTCCTGCGGGTGCAGACCAACCAGTCACGAATCGAGGTCGCGCTGGCGGCGCGGACCACGGTGTGGCGCGGGAACGAACAGGTCCCGGCGCACCGCGACCTCGTCTCCGATCAGGGCCGGATCGGACATCTCCTCACCGTCGACGTCGCCGCCCGCGAGGAGCTCGTCGTCGAGAAGGTCGTCATGCTCTACACCTCCCGTGATCGCAGCATCTCCGAGCCGGGCCTGGCCGCAGCCGACGGGCTCGCGCGGCTCGGACGGTTCCACGGCCTGCTCGCCGACCACGCACGTGCCTGGGTGCGCCTGTGGGATCTGTGCCGCATCGACCTCGACGGCCATCCCGTCGCGCAGCGGGCGATCCGGTTCCACATGCTTCACATGTTGCAGGTGGTCTCCCACAACACCGTGGACACCGATGTCGGCATCCCGGCGCGTGGACTGCACGGAGAGGCCTACCGCGGGCACATCTTCTGGGACGAGATGTATGTCCTCCCCGTCGTCACGCCGCGGCTCCCCCACCTGGCCGAGGCGCTGCTGCGGTACCGCTTCCGCCGGCTCGACGAGGCCCGCATCGCCGCCCGTGAGGCCGGCCACCGCGGTGCGATGTTCCCCTGGCAGTCCGGCAGCGACGGTCGCGAGGAGAGTCAGAAGCTGCATCTCAACCCGCGGTCGGGCCGGTGGAATCCGGATCCGAGTGCACGCCAGCATCATGTCGGTCTGGCGGTCGCCTACAACGTCTGGCAGTACTTCCAGATCACGCACGATCTCGATTTCCTGATCGGGGCCGGCGCCGAGATGCTCGTCGAGATCGCACGCTTCTGGGCCGACCTGGCGACCTACGACCACGACCGCGGTCGCTACGTGATCCGCGGGGTCATCGGGCCCGACGAATTCCATGCCGGCTATCCGGAGGCGCCCTACGACGGGATCGACAACAACGCCTACACCAATGTCATGGCGGTATGGGTGATCCGTCGCGCCCTCGACGCCCTCGCGACGATCCCGCAGCGGGATCGCATCAACCTGCTCGTCGACCTCGGGCTGCGGGAACCCGAGCTCGAAGTGTGGCGGACGCTCATCCGCCGCATGTTCGTGCCCTTCCACGACGGGATGATCAGTCAGTTCGAGGGATACGACGAGCTGGAGGAGCTCGACTGGGACGCCTACCGCGCCAAGTACGGAAGCATCCAGCGCCTCGACCGCATCCTCGAGGCCGAGAACGACGACGTGACCCGGTACAAGGTGTCCAAACAGGCCGACGTCCTCATGCTCTTCTATCTCCTGTCCGCGGAGGAACTACGAGAACTCTTGGAGCACTTGGGTTATGGCCTGCCGGCCGAGATGATCCCGCACACCATCGACTACTACATGGCGCGCACCTCGCACGGTTCGACGCTGAGTTCGGTGGTCCATTCGTGGGTCCTCGCCCGGGCCGACCGCGAGCATGCGGTCAAGTTCTTCGAGCAGGTGCTCGACGCAGACATCACCGACATCCAGGGCGGCACGACCTCGGAGGGCATCCATCTGGCGGCCATGTGCGGCAGCATCGACCTGTTGCAGCGGTGCTTCAGCGGCCTCGAGCTCCGCAACGACCGGCTGATCCTCAATCCGCGCTGGCCTCGATCATTGGGCGCCTTGTCCTTTCGCATCTACTACCGGCGCCACCGGCTGAAGCTGACCGTCAGCGGCAGCGGCATCGAGGTGACCTCCGAGCAACGCGACGTCGACCCGATCGATGTCCAGTGCCGCGATCTGCTGGTCCAGCTCGCGCCGGGACGGACGGTGGCCTTCGAATGA
- a CDS encoding alpha/beta fold hydrolase — translation MSHGIFQGCDGGLLAARDLVTDRRVLAPSRFGYLGSAMPDEPSVAHQADGFAELLDHLGYDEVDVIGISAGTSAAAQFALRHPTRVRHLVIVSGSFPGSRTAQPPPRWARLFYDDRAMWALRMCARPMFFRLLGVPAGLPRTAEERRLADEVADSIFPMALRRRGAVFDAYVGDPEIGTYPLEEISTPTLIVHAADDPLASHAAAVEAASRIPGARLVTLESGGHLLLGQSGQVSSEIAAFLATPPR, via the coding sequence TTGAGCCACGGCATCTTCCAGGGCTGCGATGGCGGGCTGCTGGCCGCACGGGACCTCGTGACGGACCGGCGGGTCCTCGCCCCCTCCCGTTTCGGCTATCTCGGTTCGGCGATGCCCGACGAACCGTCGGTGGCGCATCAGGCGGATGGCTTCGCCGAGCTACTCGATCATCTCGGCTACGACGAGGTGGACGTCATCGGGATCTCCGCGGGCACGAGCGCCGCGGCCCAGTTCGCACTGCGGCACCCGACTCGGGTTCGCCACCTGGTCATCGTCTCCGGCAGCTTTCCCGGCAGCCGAACAGCGCAGCCCCCGCCGCGGTGGGCCCGGCTGTTCTACGACGATCGTGCGATGTGGGCGTTGCGGATGTGCGCCCGGCCGATGTTCTTCCGGCTGCTCGGCGTCCCGGCGGGTCTTCCTCGTACGGCAGAGGAACGTCGACTCGCCGACGAGGTGGCCGACAGCATCTTCCCGATGGCGCTGCGCAGACGCGGCGCGGTGTTCGACGCCTACGTCGGGGACCCCGAGATCGGCACCTACCCGCTCGAGGAGATCAGCACTCCCACGCTGATCGTCCACGCTGCCGACGATCCGTTGGCGTCCCACGCCGCGGCCGTCGAGGCGGCGTCGAGGATTCCCGGTGCTCGACTGGTCACCCTCGAATCCGGCGGGCACCTCCTGCTCGGCCAGAGCGGGCAGGTGAGCAGCGAGATCGCGGCCTTCCTGGCCACGCCACCGCGGTGA
- a CDS encoding glycosyltransferase 87 family protein, with the protein MPAPTALTRAIPRWALVVAGVAALGVIAWHITAFPITNPFYGLFENATDARVYRAGADTVLDSRSLYDAPVLWRLHFTYPPFAAIAFVPLAVMSAGMANIVWWTIGFAVLVAVVALVTRSLGYRPDARLVGFAVLFSIAVTALEPVRTTIWLGQVNLLVMALMLTDLVFLRAGSRWRGVALGIAAGIKLTPLFAVIYLLVTRQWRAAATAIATFGATVAIGFLVVGSDARAYWTRHLFDSDRIGRADSPANQSVRGFGSQMLAHLDVRRFTHPGPGGPVFTAPPWLWVPAALVVAALGLWAAVVAHRMSRELLAATIVGMTMCAVSPFAWGHHWVWCVPLLLVALDLALRHGGSRRTWWYWLAPAGVVALTFTWWRHWWDSGPYLTSDHAISLGLFMMPRSPGPVGHGPAVVYAGCYPLLLAVTVVATLVAHTVAQRRADARAPARDDVVAVA; encoded by the coding sequence GTGCCCGCACCGACCGCTCTCACCCGTGCGATCCCGAGGTGGGCGCTGGTGGTGGCGGGGGTCGCGGCGCTCGGTGTGATCGCCTGGCACATCACCGCTTTCCCGATCACCAACCCGTTCTACGGGCTCTTCGAGAACGCGACCGATGCCCGCGTGTATCGCGCCGGTGCCGACACCGTGCTCGACTCGCGTTCGCTCTACGACGCGCCCGTGCTGTGGCGCCTGCACTTCACGTATCCGCCGTTCGCGGCGATCGCGTTCGTGCCGCTCGCGGTGATGAGCGCCGGAATGGCAAACATCGTCTGGTGGACAATCGGTTTCGCGGTACTCGTCGCGGTGGTGGCCCTGGTGACGCGCAGTCTGGGCTACCGGCCGGATGCCCGCCTCGTCGGGTTCGCCGTCCTCTTCTCGATCGCGGTGACCGCCCTCGAGCCGGTGCGGACCACCATCTGGCTCGGCCAGGTCAATCTCCTCGTCATGGCGCTGATGCTCACCGACCTGGTGTTCCTGCGCGCCGGTTCGCGGTGGCGGGGAGTGGCGCTCGGGATCGCGGCCGGAATCAAGCTGACACCGCTGTTCGCCGTGATCTACCTGCTCGTGACGCGGCAGTGGCGGGCTGCGGCCACCGCGATCGCCACCTTCGGCGCCACGGTCGCGATCGGGTTCCTCGTCGTCGGATCGGATGCCCGGGCGTACTGGACGCGCCACCTGTTCGACTCCGACCGCATCGGCCGCGCCGACTCACCCGCGAATCAGTCCGTCCGCGGCTTCGGCTCTCAGATGCTGGCGCACCTCGACGTCCGGCGCTTCACCCATCCCGGACCCGGCGGTCCGGTGTTCACCGCGCCGCCGTGGTTGTGGGTGCCCGCAGCACTGGTGGTCGCGGCGCTCGGACTGTGGGCCGCCGTCGTCGCCCACCGGATGTCCCGGGAACTTCTCGCCGCGACCATCGTGGGAATGACGATGTGCGCGGTCTCGCCGTTCGCCTGGGGACACCACTGGGTGTGGTGCGTGCCGCTGCTGCTCGTGGCCCTCGACCTCGCCCTACGGCACGGCGGGTCGCGTCGGACCTGGTGGTACTGGCTCGCCCCGGCGGGCGTCGTCGCGCTCACCTTCACCTGGTGGCGGCACTGGTGGGACAGCGGTCCCTATCTGACATCGGACCACGCGATCTCGTTGGGGTTGTTCATGATGCCGCGAAGCCCGGGTCCGGTCGGGCACGGACCGGCCGTCGTCTACGCCGGCTGCTACCCGCTGCTACTCGCCGTCACGGTGGTGGCGACCCTGGTCGCCCACACGGTCGCGCAGCGTCGTGCCGACGCCCGGGCGCCGGCACGCGACGACGTCGTCGCGGTTGCGTAG
- a CDS encoding ABC transporter ATP-binding protein, whose product MAAIAIKDLAKSFGHVRALDGFDLTVEDGEVHGFLGPNGAGKTTAIRVLLGLLRSDSGVVRVLERDPWRDNVNLHGRIAYVPGEVNLWPGISGGEVIDLLCNLRGDRDRRRRDELIDRFDLDPRKKARTYSKGNRQKVALIAALASDAELLLLDEPTAGLDPLKEAEFQRCIEEERRRGRTVLLSSHILAQVETLCDRVTLIRAGRTVDSGSLSELRHLGRLEISAETTHDPARLDDVPGVHDLIRDGHRIRCTVDAAALDTVVRELATLGVRDLTSAPPTLEDIFLRHYGD is encoded by the coding sequence GTGGCCGCGATCGCGATCAAGGACCTGGCCAAGTCGTTCGGCCATGTCAGGGCGCTCGACGGATTCGACCTGACCGTCGAAGACGGTGAGGTCCACGGATTCCTGGGACCGAACGGCGCCGGAAAGACGACCGCGATCCGCGTGCTGCTCGGGCTGCTGCGGTCGGATTCGGGAGTGGTACGTGTCCTGGAGCGGGACCCGTGGCGGGACAACGTGAACCTGCACGGGCGTATCGCCTATGTGCCCGGCGAGGTGAATCTGTGGCCGGGTATCAGTGGCGGCGAGGTCATCGACCTGCTGTGCAACCTTCGCGGTGACCGTGACCGGCGTCGTCGCGACGAGCTGATCGATCGTTTCGACCTCGACCCGCGCAAGAAGGCCCGCACCTACTCGAAGGGCAACCGGCAGAAGGTCGCATTGATCGCCGCCCTGGCCTCCGACGCCGAACTGCTCCTGCTGGACGAACCGACGGCCGGCCTGGATCCGCTCAAGGAAGCCGAGTTCCAGCGATGCATCGAAGAGGAGCGGCGGCGTGGGCGCACCGTCCTGCTGTCGAGTCACATCCTGGCCCAGGTCGAGACCCTCTGCGATCGGGTCACCCTGATCCGGGCCGGCCGGACGGTGGACAGCGGCTCGCTGTCCGAACTGCGGCACCTCGGCCGCCTCGAGATCAGTGCCGAAACCACCCACGATCCCGCGCGACTCGACGACGTCCCCGGAGTTCACGACCTCATCCGCGACGGCCACCGCATCCGCTGCACCGTCGACGCCGCCGCACTGGACACGGTGGTCCGCGAACTCGCGACCCTCGGCGTCCGCGATCTGACAAGCGCCCCACCGACCTTGGAGGACATCTTCCTCCGGCATTACGGCGACTGA
- a CDS encoding ABC transporter permease, whose translation MAEIEMTQVAQQSTVRSAGRTADATGLRTLLRFYIRRERAALVAWIGGTAALVGFQAVASQNLYDTPAKLAALRETIGGSPAVVALSGPEALLASIGGEVVFEIFGYAAIVLGLMSMFLVGRHTRTDEENGRAELLRSTRVGRDAPVATALALASLANLAAGIAVAVTAVATGLPAGGSVLFGAALAGVGLTFATLTALAAQIFENPRSVYGSITAMLGLAYVLRAVGDVGNGLASWLSPIGWGQRTLPYVDDRWWPLLLPLVASVLTVGAAVAVSEHRDFGAGVFGNRAGRAEASWLLHTTTGLAWRLHRGSIAAWATGVFVLSAAYGSFGDAITEFIENNPQIAEFLPGGAEDAVDAYLALTLTIAALLSAGYGVNSALRARREETAERAEWLVAATTNRISWLAGHVTMALVGSAAVLAAGAVGEGLAYGLTIGDLGQIPRLLAAAAVYVPAVWLIPAVAVAGVGWLPRAAAIIAWTYFAYCLVAEILAQSFNLPEWTRTASPFRHLPQAPLDTVTAGGILGVLVLAAVAAIGGLVGFGRRDLG comes from the coding sequence ATGGCGGAGATCGAGATGACCCAGGTCGCCCAGCAGAGCACGGTGCGCAGCGCCGGGCGGACTGCAGACGCCACCGGTCTCCGCACACTGCTGAGGTTCTACATCCGGCGTGAACGGGCCGCACTCGTGGCGTGGATAGGCGGGACCGCGGCCCTGGTGGGCTTCCAGGCCGTTGCCAGTCAGAACCTCTACGACACGCCGGCGAAGCTCGCGGCCCTCCGCGAGACCATCGGCGGGAGCCCCGCGGTCGTCGCACTCAGTGGCCCGGAGGCACTTCTCGCCAGTATCGGCGGTGAGGTCGTGTTCGAGATATTCGGCTATGCCGCAATCGTTCTCGGACTCATGTCGATGTTTCTCGTCGGTCGCCACACGCGTACCGACGAAGAGAACGGACGCGCCGAACTCCTCCGGTCGACACGTGTGGGCCGCGACGCGCCGGTCGCCACCGCCCTCGCCCTCGCCTCCCTCGCAAACCTCGCCGCGGGCATCGCCGTCGCGGTCACCGCCGTCGCCACCGGGCTCCCGGCCGGCGGCTCGGTCCTCTTCGGAGCGGCACTCGCAGGGGTGGGTCTCACCTTCGCGACACTGACGGCACTGGCCGCGCAGATCTTCGAGAATCCCCGAAGCGTCTACGGATCCATCACCGCCATGCTCGGCCTGGCGTACGTCCTCCGCGCGGTGGGCGACGTCGGCAACGGGCTGGCGTCGTGGCTCTCCCCCATCGGCTGGGGTCAGCGCACGTTGCCGTACGTGGATGACAGGTGGTGGCCTCTTCTGCTTCCACTCGTGGCATCGGTGCTCACCGTCGGAGCGGCCGTGGCCGTCTCCGAACACCGCGACTTCGGCGCCGGGGTCTTCGGCAACCGCGCCGGGCGTGCGGAGGCGTCGTGGTTGTTGCACACGACGACGGGTCTGGCGTGGCGTCTGCACCGCGGATCGATCGCCGCCTGGGCGACAGGCGTGTTCGTGTTGTCGGCCGCCTACGGATCGTTCGGCGACGCGATCACCGAGTTCATCGAGAACAACCCGCAGATCGCGGAGTTCCTGCCCGGCGGCGCCGAGGACGCCGTGGACGCCTACCTCGCCCTGACCCTCACGATCGCCGCGCTGCTCTCGGCCGGATACGGGGTGAACAGCGCGCTACGGGCGCGCCGCGAGGAGACCGCCGAGCGGGCCGAGTGGCTGGTCGCGGCCACCACCAACCGGATCTCCTGGCTCGCCGGCCACGTCACGATGGCGCTCGTCGGCAGCGCCGCCGTCCTGGCAGCCGGTGCGGTGGGCGAAGGGCTGGCCTACGGCCTCACCATCGGCGATCTCGGCCAGATCCCGCGCCTGCTCGCCGCGGCGGCGGTGTACGTTCCGGCGGTCTGGTTGATCCCTGCGGTCGCCGTGGCCGGCGTCGGGTGGCTGCCCCGGGCCGCCGCGATCATCGCCTGGACGTACTTCGCGTACTGCCTCGTCGCCGAGATCCTCGCCCAGTCGTTCAACCTGCCCGAGTGGACCCGGACCGCATCGCCGTTCCGCCATCTGCCCCAGGCACCTCTCGACACGGTCACCGCAGGAGGAATTCTCGGGGTCCTCGTACTGGCGGCGGTCGCCGCGATCGGAGGCCTCGTCGGATTCGGCAGGCGCGACCTGGGTTAG